A DNA window from Streptomyces asoensis contains the following coding sequences:
- a CDS encoding SsgA family sporulation/cell division regulator, with translation MSTVIEQPVEARLVAAAPRMQTIPATLHYDRQDPFAVRMTFPAPATLEGVEVCWTFARDLLTAGLHGAEGHGDVRVRPYGFGRTVLEFHAPEGTAVVHVHSEEIEGFLLATHELVPAGTEHRQLDLDHDLAELMRDAC, from the coding sequence TTGTCCACCGTCATCGAGCAGCCCGTAGAGGCACGTCTGGTCGCCGCGGCACCCCGGATGCAGACCATCCCCGCCACCCTGCACTACGACCGCCAGGATCCCTTCGCCGTCCGCATGACCTTCCCGGCCCCCGCCACCCTGGAGGGCGTCGAGGTCTGCTGGACCTTCGCCCGCGACCTGCTCACCGCCGGCCTGCACGGCGCCGAGGGTCACGGCGACGTCCGGGTGCGGCCCTACGGTTTCGGCCGCACCGTGCTGGAGTTCCACGCGCCCGAGGGCACCGCCGTCGTGCACGTCCACTCCGAGGAGATCGAGGGGTTCCTGCTGGCCACGCACGAGCTGGTGCCGGCCGGCACGGAGCACCGGCAGCTGGACCTGGACCACGATCTCGCGGAGCTGATGCGCGACGCCTGTTAA
- a CDS encoding acyl-ACP desaturase yields MTITSPHLGSPAVWTDAKLLYALEEVVETELNRHLKVTKDWMPHEYVPWSDGRNFPGFFEDGEAWDKEQSKVTEIGRIALVVNLLTEDNLPSYHHEIASLFGRDGAWGTWVHRWTAEEGRHGIVMRDYLLASRAVDPDKLEQFRMAHMSEGFESDNRHSMLHSVAYVAFQELATRVSHRNTGHQSGDPVCDRMLARIATDENLHMVFYRNLLKAAFQLAPDLTMQAVRDVLVNFRMPGHGMPGFERFAAQMAIGEVYNLRIHHDDVIQPVLRFLKVMEIDGLGPEGQKAQEEIGLYMGGLDSEASKFDEKLAIRKARMAARAAG; encoded by the coding sequence GTGACGATCACTTCCCCTCACCTCGGCAGCCCCGCCGTCTGGACCGACGCCAAGCTGCTGTACGCCCTGGAGGAAGTCGTCGAGACCGAACTGAACCGGCACCTGAAGGTGACCAAGGACTGGATGCCCCACGAGTACGTCCCGTGGAGCGACGGCCGCAACTTCCCCGGCTTCTTCGAGGACGGCGAGGCCTGGGACAAGGAGCAGTCCAAGGTCACCGAGATCGGCCGGATCGCGCTGGTCGTGAACCTGCTCACCGAGGACAACCTGCCCAGCTACCACCACGAGATCGCCTCGCTCTTCGGCCGGGACGGCGCCTGGGGCACCTGGGTGCACCGCTGGACGGCCGAGGAGGGCCGGCACGGCATCGTGATGCGCGACTACCTGCTCGCCTCGCGCGCGGTGGACCCGGACAAGCTGGAGCAGTTCCGCATGGCCCACATGAGCGAGGGCTTCGAGTCCGACAACCGGCACTCGATGCTGCACTCGGTCGCCTACGTGGCCTTCCAGGAGCTGGCGACCCGCGTCTCGCACCGCAACACCGGCCACCAGTCCGGGGACCCGGTCTGCGACCGCATGCTGGCGCGCATCGCGACCGACGAGAACCTGCACATGGTCTTCTACCGCAACCTCCTCAAGGCCGCGTTCCAGCTGGCGCCCGACCTGACGATGCAGGCCGTGCGCGACGTCCTCGTCAACTTCCGCATGCCCGGTCACGGCATGCCCGGCTTCGAGCGCTTCGCCGCGCAGATGGCCATCGGCGAGGTGTACAACCTGCGGATCCACCACGACGACGTGATCCAGCCCGTGCTGCGCTTCCTGAAGGTCATGGAGATCGACGGCCTCGGCCCCGAGGGCCAGAAGGCGCAGGAGGAGATCGGTCTGTACATGGGCGGCCTCGACTCCGAGGCGTCCAAGTTCGACGAGAAGCTGGCGATCCGCAAGGCGCGGATGGCCGCCCGCGCGGCGGGCTGA
- the ddaH gene encoding dimethylargininase, producing the protein MPSKKALIRRPSPRLAEGLVTHVEREKVDVELALEQWEAYAEALRTHGWETVEVDPADDCPDSVFVEDTVVMYRNVALIARSGAESRRDETLGVEEAVARLGCSVNWIWEPGTLDGGDVLKIGDTIYVGRGGRTNAAGVQQVRAAFEPLGARVVAVPVSKVLHLKSAVTALPDGTVIGHIPKVDRPSLFPRFLSVPEEAGSHVVLLGGPHVLMSAAAPKSAELLADLGLEPVVVDIGEFEKLEGCVTCLSVRLRELYA; encoded by the coding sequence GTGCCCAGCAAGAAGGCCCTCATCCGCCGCCCCAGCCCGCGCCTCGCCGAAGGCCTGGTCACGCACGTCGAGCGGGAGAAGGTCGACGTGGAGCTCGCCCTGGAGCAGTGGGAGGCGTACGCCGAGGCGCTGCGCACGCACGGCTGGGAGACCGTGGAGGTCGACCCGGCCGACGACTGCCCGGACTCCGTGTTCGTCGAGGACACGGTGGTGATGTACCGCAACGTCGCCCTGATCGCGCGCTCCGGCGCCGAGTCCCGGCGGGACGAGACGCTCGGGGTCGAGGAGGCCGTGGCGCGCCTGGGCTGCTCCGTGAACTGGATCTGGGAGCCGGGCACGCTGGACGGCGGGGACGTGCTGAAGATCGGCGACACGATCTACGTCGGCCGGGGCGGGCGGACCAACGCGGCCGGCGTCCAGCAGGTGCGCGCCGCGTTCGAACCGCTGGGGGCGCGGGTCGTGGCCGTCCCGGTGAGCAAGGTCCTGCACCTGAAGTCGGCGGTCACCGCGCTGCCCGACGGCACGGTGATCGGCCACATCCCCAAGGTGGACCGGCCCTCGCTGTTCCCGCGCTTCCTGTCGGTGCCCGAGGAGGCCGGCTCGCACGTGGTGCTGCTCGGCGGCCCGCACGTGCTCATGTCGGCGGCCGCGCCGAAGTCCGCCGAGCTGCTCGCCGACCTCGGGCTCGAGCCCGTCGTCGTCGACATCGGGGAGTTCGAGAAACTCGAGGGCTGTGTGACATGCCTCTCGGTCCGGCTGCGCGAGCTGTACGCCTGA
- a CDS encoding ABC-F family ATP-binding cassette domain-containing protein, whose translation MTHSITCTSLAFSWPDGTPVLEGLDVAFGPGRTGLVGVNGSGKSTLLKLIAGELSPADGTVRTAGEVGHLPQSVTLDTALRVDAALGIADRRRALHAIEAGDTHERHFETIGDDWDVEERALATLGELGLGHVGLDRTIGELSGGESVLLRLAALLLRRPDILLLDEPTNNLDLYARRRLYAAVASWPGVLVVVSHDRELLDLVDQIADLRAGEVTWYGGNFSAYEEALATEQDAAERMVRVAEADLRKQKRELVDAQVKLARRKRYGQKMFDQKREPKIVMGARKRSAQESAGKHRIMHEEKLAEARERLDDAVEAVRDDDEIRVDLPFTAVPPGREVLTLMDLRLAYGARVDGGLDLRGPERVALIGRNGAGKTTLLRTIAGELAPEAGEAHAHVPLRFLPQRLDILDGELTVAENVARFAPGATNNRVRARLARFLFRGARADQKAATLSGGERFRASLAALMLAEPAPQLLMLDEPTNNLDMASVRQLTTALESYEGALVVASHDLPFLESIGITRWLLLDGELRETTAEEVASPT comes from the coding sequence TTGACTCATTCCATCACCTGCACCTCCCTCGCCTTCTCCTGGCCGGACGGCACCCCCGTCCTCGAGGGGCTCGACGTCGCCTTCGGTCCCGGCCGGACCGGACTCGTCGGCGTCAACGGCTCCGGCAAGTCGACCCTGCTGAAGCTGATCGCCGGGGAGCTCTCCCCCGCCGACGGCACCGTGCGCACGGCCGGCGAGGTCGGGCACCTCCCGCAGAGCGTCACCCTCGACACCGCGCTGCGCGTCGACGCGGCGCTCGGCATCGCCGACCGGCGGCGCGCGCTGCACGCCATCGAGGCCGGCGACACCCACGAACGGCACTTCGAGACCATCGGCGACGACTGGGACGTCGAGGAACGCGCCCTGGCCACCCTCGGCGAGCTCGGCCTCGGCCACGTCGGTCTCGACCGCACCATCGGTGAGCTGTCGGGCGGCGAGTCGGTACTGCTGCGGCTGGCCGCGCTGCTGCTGCGCAGGCCGGACATCCTGCTGCTGGACGAACCGACCAACAACCTCGACCTGTACGCCCGCCGGCGGCTCTACGCGGCCGTCGCCTCCTGGCCGGGCGTGCTGGTCGTGGTCAGCCACGACCGCGAGCTGCTCGACCTCGTCGACCAGATCGCCGACCTGCGGGCGGGAGAGGTCACCTGGTACGGCGGCAACTTCTCGGCGTACGAGGAGGCCCTGGCCACCGAGCAGGACGCCGCCGAGCGCATGGTGCGCGTCGCGGAGGCCGACCTGCGCAAGCAGAAGCGGGAACTGGTCGACGCGCAGGTCAAACTGGCCCGCCGCAAGCGGTACGGCCAGAAGATGTTCGACCAGAAACGCGAGCCGAAGATCGTCATGGGGGCGCGCAAACGCTCGGCCCAGGAGTCCGCGGGCAAGCACCGGATCATGCACGAGGAGAAGCTCGCCGAGGCCAGGGAGCGGCTCGACGACGCGGTGGAGGCCGTGCGGGACGACGACGAGATCCGCGTCGACCTGCCGTTCACGGCCGTGCCGCCGGGGCGCGAGGTCCTCACCCTCATGGACCTGCGCCTGGCGTACGGCGCGCGCGTGGACGGCGGTCTCGACCTGCGCGGCCCCGAGCGCGTCGCGCTGATCGGGCGCAACGGCGCGGGCAAGACGACCCTGCTGCGCACCATCGCGGGGGAACTGGCGCCGGAGGCGGGCGAGGCGCACGCGCACGTGCCGTTGCGGTTCCTGCCGCAGCGGCTCGACATCCTCGACGGCGAGCTCACGGTCGCCGAGAACGTGGCCCGGTTCGCGCCGGGCGCCACCAACAACCGGGTCCGGGCCCGGCTGGCCCGCTTCCTGTTCCGGGGCGCCCGCGCGGACCAGAAGGCGGCGACGCTGTCCGGCGGCGAGCGCTTCCGGGCGAGCCTGGCGGCGCTGATGCTGGCCGAGCCGGCGCCCCAGCTGCTCATGCTGGACGAGCCGACGAACAACCTCGACATGGCGAGCGTGCGCCAGCTGACCACCGCTCTGGAGTCGTACGAGGGCGCCCTCGTCGTGGCCAGCCACGACCTGCCGTTCCTGGAGTCCATCGGCATCACCCGCTGGCTGCTGCTGGACGGGGAACTGCGCGAGACGACGGCCGAGGAGGTGGCGAGCCCGACGTAG